In Microbacterium binotii, one DNA window encodes the following:
- a CDS encoding ROK family transcriptional regulator: MTASEVQRGSSLSEPTHTHTTSRGAFAPGRALRAGVKVLPEHARGHNRSLVLQTLFHRGAMSRADLSRETGLTRVTISDLVAELIGDGFVVEKGMREGSRPGKPAMLVDVDRAGHRIIGLDLSGSDVFIGAVLTLDGDIVARAETPHPAAASEVLAAVISLAQRLVAEAKAPVLGIGVGTPGVIDDRGIVLTAPNMGWAGFDLEGVLSEALGLEVLVANDANAAVLAEYTFGGSGDDVLLVKVGSGVGSGLLAGGQPMRGSRFAAGEIGHVTVGTDGGPLCACGKVGCLEAWLSVPALTARADAAAPVERDTVLRDAGERLGIALAPVVGALDLSEIVLSGPPELLGGVLAQATAEALRTRTLAPFHEGVRVRMTEQGQDIVLRGAAVMVLSATLGVS, translated from the coding sequence ATGACTGCATCGGAAGTGCAGCGCGGCTCTTCCCTCTCGGAGCCCACGCACACCCACACGACCTCTCGCGGCGCCTTCGCGCCCGGACGCGCCCTGCGCGCCGGAGTGAAGGTCCTGCCCGAGCACGCACGCGGACACAACCGCTCGCTCGTGCTGCAGACGCTCTTCCACCGCGGCGCAATGAGCCGCGCGGACCTGTCGCGGGAGACCGGGCTCACCCGCGTCACGATCTCGGACCTCGTGGCCGAGCTGATCGGCGATGGATTCGTGGTCGAGAAGGGGATGCGCGAGGGCAGCCGCCCCGGCAAGCCCGCCATGCTCGTCGACGTCGACCGCGCCGGTCACCGCATCATCGGACTGGACCTGTCCGGCAGCGACGTCTTCATCGGTGCGGTCCTGACCCTCGACGGCGACATCGTCGCGCGCGCCGAGACCCCGCATCCCGCCGCCGCATCCGAGGTCCTGGCCGCCGTCATCTCGCTCGCGCAGCGCCTCGTGGCCGAGGCGAAGGCTCCCGTCCTCGGCATCGGCGTCGGCACTCCCGGCGTGATCGACGACCGCGGCATCGTGCTCACGGCCCCGAACATGGGGTGGGCCGGATTCGACCTCGAGGGTGTGCTGAGTGAGGCGCTCGGGCTCGAGGTGCTCGTCGCCAACGACGCCAACGCCGCCGTGCTGGCGGAGTACACGTTCGGCGGCTCCGGCGACGATGTGCTGCTGGTGAAGGTCGGCAGCGGTGTCGGCTCGGGCCTGCTCGCGGGCGGTCAACCGATGCGCGGCAGCCGCTTCGCCGCCGGTGAGATCGGTCACGTCACCGTCGGCACCGACGGCGGTCCGCTCTGCGCGTGCGGCAAGGTCGGCTGCCTCGAGGCATGGCTGTCCGTGCCGGCGTTGACGGCCAGAGCGGATGCGGCCGCCCCCGTCGAGCGCGACACGGTCCTGCGGGATGCGGGGGAGCGGCTCGGTATCGCGCTCGCCCCCGTCGTGGGCGCGCTGGATCTGTCGGAGATCGTTCTCTCCGGCCCCCCTGAACTCCTCGGCGGTGTGCTTGCGCAGGCCACCGCCGAGGCCCTCCGCACGCGGACACTCGCCCCCTTCCACGAGGGCGTCCGAGTGCGGATGACGGAGCAGGGCCAGGACATCGTCCTGCGCGGTGCGGCCGTCATGGTGCTGTCGGCGACGCTCGGCGTCTCCTGA
- a CDS encoding L,D-transpeptidase family protein → MTDLATGPHAQNDTAADDTDAGSGDGTTPVYAWAPEEPKPRKRHLGLWIGIPSGVLAVAAVTASLVLIAPGTAVAGVPIGGMTVGGAADALSSRLAGATVVLNTPDGDVTVTGADLGASIDARTIAERAFDAHPLWNVTQWNSEPLVADVTLDPAVATDALREAAPGAYTDPTDATVTFDAATASYVSTPATAGEGIDLDQVRTALTEAFSSGGGSTTIDASIVPVDAAITTADAETSVTRLNGILDTIGFYVGDERTVPVDRALAASWLKLGTEDGRLTLSADADAIQKTVDTLAPLVDRAPVDATVVTNAAGDVLRDLTPGAVGRTLGDTSQVADDFAAQLAAGDAAYQLPVTEAPFTTTALHRYSDVNLSTQRATFYENGQVVNSWPISSGLGANATPTGEFTVFAHVRMQDMGCTPTSTYCTKDVPWVTYFAPDIGFHGTYWHNNFGSPMSHGCINMPIDQAAWAYEFLSKGSEVSVHY, encoded by the coding sequence GTGACGGATCTGGCAACCGGACCGCACGCACAGAACGACACGGCGGCGGACGACACCGACGCCGGGTCCGGCGACGGCACGACACCCGTGTACGCGTGGGCCCCCGAAGAGCCCAAGCCTCGCAAGCGCCACCTCGGGCTCTGGATCGGCATCCCCTCGGGCGTCCTCGCGGTGGCCGCCGTCACGGCGTCTCTCGTCCTCATCGCGCCCGGCACGGCCGTCGCCGGCGTTCCGATCGGCGGTATGACGGTGGGCGGTGCGGCCGACGCGCTGTCCTCCCGCCTCGCCGGGGCCACCGTCGTGCTGAACACTCCCGACGGCGACGTCACCGTGACCGGTGCCGACCTCGGCGCTTCGATCGATGCGCGCACGATCGCGGAGCGGGCCTTCGACGCCCACCCGCTGTGGAACGTCACGCAATGGAACTCCGAGCCGCTCGTCGCCGACGTGACGCTCGATCCCGCCGTCGCCACCGACGCGCTCCGCGAGGCGGCCCCCGGCGCCTACACCGACCCCACCGATGCGACGGTGACCTTCGACGCGGCGACCGCCTCGTACGTCTCAACGCCGGCGACGGCCGGGGAGGGCATCGACCTCGACCAGGTGCGCACGGCCCTCACCGAGGCGTTCTCCTCGGGAGGGGGGAGCACCACGATCGACGCCTCCATCGTGCCCGTGGACGCCGCCATCACGACCGCGGATGCCGAGACCTCGGTCACCCGGTTGAACGGCATCCTCGACACGATCGGCTTCTACGTCGGCGACGAGCGCACTGTTCCCGTGGACCGCGCACTGGCCGCATCCTGGCTGAAGCTCGGAACCGAAGACGGCAGGCTGACCCTCTCGGCCGATGCCGACGCCATCCAGAAGACCGTCGACACGCTGGCTCCCCTCGTCGACCGCGCGCCCGTCGACGCCACCGTCGTCACCAACGCCGCAGGCGATGTCCTTCGCGACCTCACGCCGGGCGCGGTGGGTCGCACGCTCGGCGACACTTCGCAGGTGGCCGACGACTTCGCCGCTCAGCTCGCCGCCGGCGACGCCGCCTACCAGCTGCCCGTGACAGAGGCCCCCTTCACGACGACCGCCCTCCACCGCTACTCCGACGTGAACCTCAGCACGCAGCGGGCGACCTTCTACGAGAACGGTCAGGTCGTGAACAGCTGGCCGATCTCGTCGGGCCTCGGCGCGAACGCCACGCCGACGGGCGAGTTCACCGTCTTCGCCCACGTGCGCATGCAGGACATGGGCTGCACGCCCACCTCGACCTACTGCACGAAGGATGTCCCGTGGGTCACGTACTTCGCCCCCGACATCGGCTTCCACGGCACGTACTGGCACAACAACTTCGGCAGCCCGATGAGCCACGGCTGCATCAACATGCCGATCGATCAGGCGGCCTGGGCCTACGAGTTCCTGTCCAAGGGGTCAGAGGTCTCGGTCCACTACTGA
- a CDS encoding NADP-dependent isocitrate dehydrogenase, giving the protein MPDSTIIYTHTDEAPALATASFLPIVRAVAGQAGVEIATRDISLAGRILAAFPQQLTPEQLVGDALAELGALATLPEANIIKLPNISASIPQLKAAIAELQAQGYDIPDYPDEPNGVEEESVRARYDKIKGSAVNPVLREGNSDRRAPGAVKSYARKHPHRNKAFAEGSKTRVATLGHDDFRSNEISWVSPDDDTLTIRHVDAAGAETVLKSGLKVLPGEIVDATFLSAAALDAFLAETLETAKADDVLYSVHLKATMMKVSDPIIFGHVVKAFFADVFARYGDQLAAAGLTPNDGLGAILSGLSGLEKGDEIAAAFEQAIASGPRLSYVNSDKGITNLHVPSDVIVDASMPALIRNGGKLWGVDGGEDDTLAVIPDSSYAGVYQAVIEDVIAHGPLDPATIGTVPNVGLMAQAAEEYGSHDKTFEIASAGVVQVVTSAGEVVLESAVEAGDIWRATQTKDIAVRDWVKLAVTRARATGVPAVFWLDEGRAHDAQLIAKVRTYLAEHDTEGLQIEILAPTDATLFSLERLRAGQDTISVTGNVLRDYLTDLFPILEVGTSAKMLSIVPLLAGGGLFETGAGGSAPKHVQQLLAEDYLRWDSLGEFFALAASFEHFATFTGNVRAQVLADTLDAATGTFLENDKSPGRALGTIDNRGSHFYLALYWVQELAAQSADAELARAFAPVAQELAAAEETIVAELLAVQGKPVEIGGYYHPSPRLVEEVMRPSATLNRIIDAI; this is encoded by the coding sequence GTGCCTGATTCCACGATCATCTACACGCACACCGACGAGGCTCCGGCGCTCGCCACCGCATCCTTCCTTCCCATCGTCCGCGCCGTCGCCGGCCAGGCGGGGGTCGAGATCGCGACGCGCGACATCTCGCTCGCCGGTCGCATCCTCGCAGCCTTCCCGCAGCAGCTCACCCCCGAGCAGCTCGTAGGCGATGCGCTCGCCGAACTCGGCGCGCTCGCGACGCTGCCGGAGGCCAACATCATCAAGCTGCCGAACATCTCGGCATCGATCCCGCAGCTCAAGGCGGCCATCGCCGAGCTGCAGGCTCAGGGATATGACATCCCGGACTACCCCGACGAGCCCAACGGCGTCGAGGAGGAGAGCGTCCGCGCGCGCTACGACAAGATCAAGGGCTCGGCGGTCAACCCGGTGCTCCGCGAGGGCAACAGCGATCGCCGTGCCCCCGGCGCGGTGAAGAGCTACGCGCGCAAGCACCCGCACCGCAACAAGGCGTTCGCCGAAGGCTCGAAGACCCGCGTCGCGACCCTGGGGCACGACGACTTCCGCTCGAACGAGATCTCCTGGGTCTCGCCCGATGACGACACCCTCACCATCCGTCACGTGGATGCGGCGGGCGCCGAGACCGTGCTGAAGTCCGGCCTCAAGGTGCTCCCGGGCGAGATCGTGGACGCCACGTTCCTGTCGGCGGCCGCGCTGGACGCCTTCCTCGCCGAGACGCTCGAGACGGCCAAGGCCGACGACGTGCTGTACTCGGTGCACCTCAAGGCGACGATGATGAAGGTCAGCGACCCGATCATCTTCGGCCACGTCGTGAAGGCGTTCTTCGCCGATGTGTTCGCCCGCTACGGCGACCAGCTCGCGGCCGCGGGGCTCACGCCCAACGACGGTCTCGGAGCGATCCTCTCCGGCCTCTCGGGTCTGGAGAAGGGCGACGAGATCGCCGCCGCGTTCGAACAGGCGATCGCGTCGGGTCCGCGCCTGTCGTACGTCAACTCCGACAAGGGCATCACGAACCTGCACGTGCCCTCCGACGTGATCGTCGACGCATCCATGCCGGCGCTCATCCGCAACGGCGGCAAGCTGTGGGGCGTGGACGGCGGCGAGGACGACACGCTCGCGGTCATCCCCGACTCGTCCTACGCCGGCGTCTACCAGGCCGTGATCGAGGATGTCATCGCGCACGGTCCGCTCGACCCCGCCACGATCGGCACCGTCCCGAACGTGGGACTCATGGCGCAGGCTGCCGAGGAATACGGCAGCCACGACAAGACGTTCGAGATCGCCTCCGCCGGTGTCGTCCAGGTCGTCACCTCGGCGGGTGAGGTCGTGCTCGAGAGTGCGGTCGAGGCCGGCGACATCTGGCGGGCCACGCAGACCAAGGACATCGCCGTGCGCGACTGGGTGAAGCTCGCCGTCACCCGCGCCCGCGCGACCGGCGTGCCCGCCGTGTTCTGGCTCGACGAGGGCCGCGCGCACGATGCCCAGCTCATCGCCAAGGTGCGCACCTACCTCGCCGAGCACGACACCGAGGGTCTGCAGATCGAGATCCTCGCGCCGACCGACGCGACGCTGTTCTCGCTCGAGCGCCTGCGCGCGGGGCAGGACACCATCTCGGTGACCGGCAACGTCCTGCGCGACTACCTGACGGATCTGTTCCCGATCCTCGAGGTCGGCACGAGCGCCAAGATGCTCTCGATCGTTCCGCTGCTCGCGGGCGGTGGACTCTTCGAGACGGGCGCCGGCGGCTCCGCGCCCAAGCACGTGCAGCAGCTGCTGGCCGAGGACTACCTGCGCTGGGATTCGCTGGGTGAGTTCTTCGCTCTCGCCGCGTCCTTCGAGCACTTCGCGACCTTCACCGGCAACGTCCGCGCGCAGGTGCTCGCGGACACGCTGGATGCTGCGACCGGCACCTTCCTCGAGAACGACAAGTCGCCCGGTCGTGCCCTCGGCACCATCGACAACCGCGGCAGCCACTTCTACCTGGCGCTCTACTGGGTGCAGGAGCTCGCCGCGCAGTCGGCGGATGCGGAGCTGGCCCGAGCGTTCGCGCCGGTCGCGCAGGAACTCGCGGCGGCCGAGGAGACGATCGTCGCCGAGCTGCTCGCGGTGCAGGGCAAGCCCGTCGAGATCGGCGGCTACTACCACCCGAGCCCGCGTCTGGTCGAAGAGGTCATGCGTCCGTCCGCGACCCTGAACCGCATCATCGACGCGATCTGA
- a CDS encoding GNAT family N-acetyltransferase, producing MTELRLEELSAATIVAVNNMSLKPGQEQFLAPVSYGVAATVIDPRTSWQRVVLAGDDVVGFVSANFDEHETQEWFRSVLWRINVDADDQGQGIGRFAIKGLMNEARERGMDHVDVIYEAGEGGPEAFFRRVGFEPVGETEFGEVVARIAL from the coding sequence ATGACCGAACTGCGCCTCGAAGAGCTGTCGGCCGCGACGATCGTCGCCGTGAACAACATGTCGCTCAAACCCGGGCAGGAACAGTTCCTCGCCCCTGTCAGCTACGGGGTCGCGGCGACCGTGATCGATCCACGGACCAGCTGGCAGCGCGTCGTCCTCGCGGGCGACGACGTCGTCGGGTTCGTCAGCGCGAACTTCGACGAGCACGAGACGCAGGAGTGGTTCCGCTCCGTCCTGTGGCGCATCAACGTCGACGCCGACGATCAGGGCCAGGGGATCGGACGCTTCGCGATCAAAGGTCTCATGAACGAGGCGCGCGAGCGCGGCATGGATCACGTCGACGTCATCTATGAGGCAGGCGAGGGCGGCCCCGAGGCGTTCTTCCGCCGCGTCGGCTTCGAGCCCGTCGGCGAGACCGAGTTCGGCGAGGTCGTCGCCCGCATCGCGCTCTGA
- a CDS encoding endonuclease domain-containing protein, whose translation MSLTPWLAAQGGLAHRAVAAEAGFGVRAVRAEAAAGRIRIVRRSWIATSSAPPDLLAAAQAGARLACVSVARHRGWWLPPLLVDRPHLHLRPHAASDGVPADAVAHWSIPLAPPAAHSLLESTEDALRHIARCLSPEAARVVWESAVRTEGISPDALRRVRWRSPEAVALALEVRGLSDSGLETQVIVRLSPWGVPMMQQAVVAGRRVDILIGERLVVQIDGYTHHRTSAQRGKDIAHDAELRLRGFTVLRFDYAQVVYDWPSVERTIARAIAAGLHLAP comes from the coding sequence ATGTCCCTCACTCCTTGGCTCGCCGCACAGGGCGGGCTCGCCCATCGCGCGGTCGCCGCCGAGGCCGGATTCGGCGTGCGCGCCGTCCGCGCCGAGGCGGCCGCCGGCCGCATCCGCATCGTCCGGAGGTCCTGGATCGCCACATCGTCCGCACCGCCGGACCTGCTGGCGGCAGCGCAGGCGGGAGCACGACTGGCGTGCGTCTCGGTCGCTCGGCATCGCGGCTGGTGGCTGCCGCCCCTGCTCGTCGATCGGCCCCACCTGCATCTACGGCCCCACGCCGCATCCGACGGCGTGCCCGCGGATGCGGTCGCCCACTGGAGCATTCCACTCGCCCCACCGGCGGCGCATAGTCTGCTCGAGTCGACCGAGGACGCGCTGCGCCATATCGCACGCTGCCTGTCTCCCGAGGCCGCGCGGGTCGTATGGGAGTCGGCGGTCCGCACGGAAGGGATCTCGCCGGACGCGCTGCGACGGGTGCGCTGGCGTTCCCCCGAGGCCGTCGCGCTCGCGCTCGAGGTCCGCGGCCTTTCCGACTCCGGCCTCGAAACGCAGGTCATCGTGCGGCTGAGTCCTTGGGGCGTACCCATGATGCAGCAGGCGGTCGTGGCGGGCCGCCGCGTCGACATCCTGATCGGCGAGCGCCTGGTCGTGCAGATCGACGGCTACACCCATCACCGTACGTCCGCGCAGCGGGGCAAGGACATCGCCCACGATGCCGAACTGCGCCTGCGCGGGTTCACCGTGCTGCGCTTCGACTATGCGCAGGTGGTGTACGACTGGCCGAGCGTCGAGCGCACGATCGCGCGCGCCATCGCCGCCGGCCTCCACCTCGCTCCTTGA
- a CDS encoding cation-translocating P-type ATPase — protein sequence MSSTEIPTDAQPETAVWWAMDADRVAAELGTDIGEGLSDAQAARRLAESGPNAIAAPPSPRAVTIALRQLADPMNLMLIGVVVVSILIAQPSVAVVVALLVGLNVVLGTRQELAARRSVDALSQLQIPQVRVLRQGTLRQTDATDVVVGDVVHLEAGDLVPADGRIVRSATCETQESALTGESAPVPKDAGTLADADVALGDRENMLFQNTSLTRGTAVMVVTETGMRTQMGRIAGMLTAVVGTRSPLQRELDGLTKVLGLIAWGAVAIMIVLGFARGESIQTVLLVGIAMAVSAIPSGLPTFVQVMLSYGAKQLAEHRAVVKNLSDVETLGATSAINSDKTGTLTLNQMTARRLYARGQWFSVEGEGYRKAGALRHAAGLEVPDFTALAYGLCLNSDATVSDAGTVVGDPTEAALVVLAAKLGADAEETRRLYPRVAEVPFDSAYKFMVTCHDVPWDGASAFVATIKGGPDVVLDRCAHALTAEGVVPIADARDDILAANARLSGEGLRVLAFGYRILNAEREAAIADPMGFSDDFVFVALVGIVDPLRPEAIEAVRIAAGAGIEVRMITGDHAVTAAAIGDELGLGPGAISGSELRELSDAELSARLPELHVFGRVTPEDKLRVARLLQERGEIVAMTGDAVNDAAALKQADIGVAMGSGSEVTKQAARMILTDDDFGTLVEAIRLGRGIYEKIVGYVRYQMSTLFSLVLLFLAASVLDINNGVPLTPLMVIFLSTFITFFPVLTITFGPDPDGIMSRPPRDVRQTLANRGSITQWLVYGGSIFVTALAALLLAPGEARTAEASVPVTMTFVVISLGSVLAGMAMRRDPASGFTAPWADALKWMWIPVALTVVCVEVGFAQNLLMTTSLSGGEWLLALALSVIPAVVVEADKALRRARARRS from the coding sequence ATGAGCAGCACAGAGATACCGACGGACGCGCAGCCCGAAACCGCAGTGTGGTGGGCGATGGATGCCGACCGTGTGGCGGCCGAGCTCGGCACGGACATCGGCGAGGGGCTGTCGGACGCGCAGGCGGCCAGGCGACTGGCCGAGAGCGGCCCCAATGCGATCGCCGCGCCACCCTCGCCCCGCGCGGTGACCATCGCGCTGCGTCAGCTCGCCGACCCGATGAACCTCATGCTCATCGGCGTCGTCGTGGTCAGCATCCTCATCGCGCAGCCCTCCGTCGCCGTCGTCGTGGCGTTGCTCGTGGGCCTGAACGTGGTGCTCGGTACACGGCAGGAGCTCGCGGCGCGTCGCAGCGTCGACGCCCTCTCCCAACTGCAGATCCCCCAGGTGCGGGTGCTCCGCCAGGGCACGCTGCGCCAGACCGACGCGACGGACGTCGTCGTCGGGGATGTCGTCCACCTGGAGGCCGGCGACCTCGTCCCGGCGGACGGCCGCATCGTGCGCAGCGCGACCTGCGAGACGCAGGAGTCGGCGCTGACGGGGGAGAGCGCCCCGGTGCCGAAGGATGCGGGAACGCTGGCCGACGCCGACGTCGCGCTGGGTGACCGCGAGAACATGCTCTTCCAGAACACGAGCCTCACGCGCGGGACCGCCGTGATGGTCGTGACGGAGACCGGCATGCGGACCCAGATGGGCCGTATCGCGGGGATGCTCACGGCCGTCGTCGGCACGCGGAGCCCTCTGCAACGGGAGCTGGACGGGCTCACGAAGGTGCTGGGGCTCATCGCGTGGGGTGCCGTCGCGATCATGATCGTGCTGGGATTCGCCCGCGGCGAGTCGATCCAGACGGTCCTGCTCGTGGGGATCGCCATGGCGGTCTCCGCCATCCCCTCCGGGCTGCCGACCTTCGTGCAGGTGATGCTCTCGTACGGTGCCAAGCAGCTCGCCGAGCACCGGGCGGTCGTCAAGAATCTGAGCGATGTCGAGACGCTCGGTGCCACCTCCGCGATCAACTCCGACAAGACCGGAACGCTGACGCTCAACCAGATGACCGCTCGCCGCCTCTACGCCCGCGGCCAGTGGTTTTCGGTCGAGGGCGAGGGCTACCGCAAGGCAGGCGCCCTGCGTCATGCCGCGGGCCTCGAGGTGCCCGACTTCACGGCGCTCGCGTACGGGCTGTGCCTCAACAGCGACGCGACGGTGTCGGATGCGGGCACGGTGGTGGGCGACCCGACCGAGGCGGCCCTGGTGGTGCTCGCGGCCAAGCTCGGCGCCGATGCCGAGGAGACGCGGCGACTGTATCCGCGCGTGGCGGAGGTGCCCTTCGACTCGGCGTACAAGTTCATGGTGACCTGCCATGACGTGCCGTGGGACGGCGCGAGCGCGTTCGTCGCGACCATCAAGGGCGGACCGGATGTGGTCCTCGATCGCTGCGCGCACGCGCTCACCGCGGAGGGGGTCGTGCCCATCGCGGACGCGCGCGACGACATCCTCGCGGCCAACGCCCGGCTTTCGGGCGAGGGGCTGCGCGTGCTGGCGTTCGGCTACCGCATCCTGAACGCCGAGCGGGAGGCGGCGATCGCCGATCCGATGGGCTTCTCGGACGACTTCGTGTTCGTGGCACTCGTCGGCATCGTCGATCCCCTGCGCCCCGAAGCGATCGAGGCGGTGCGGATCGCGGCGGGGGCGGGCATCGAGGTGCGCATGATCACCGGGGACCACGCCGTCACGGCGGCCGCGATCGGCGACGAGCTGGGCCTCGGTCCCGGCGCCATCAGCGGCTCGGAGCTGCGCGAGCTGAGCGATGCGGAGCTGTCGGCGCGTCTGCCCGAGCTGCACGTGTTCGGCCGTGTGACTCCGGAGGACAAGCTGCGGGTGGCCCGCCTCCTGCAGGAGCGCGGTGAGATCGTCGCGATGACCGGCGACGCGGTCAACGACGCCGCGGCCCTCAAACAGGCCGACATCGGTGTCGCCATGGGCTCCGGGAGCGAGGTCACGAAGCAGGCGGCGCGCATGATCCTGACGGACGACGACTTCGGCACCCTCGTCGAGGCGATCCGGCTGGGTCGCGGCATCTACGAGAAGATCGTCGGCTACGTCCGGTACCAGATGTCGACGCTGTTCTCGCTCGTTCTGCTCTTCCTGGCCGCCAGCGTCCTCGACATCAACAACGGCGTGCCCCTCACGCCGCTCATGGTCATTTTCCTCAGCACCTTCATCACGTTCTTCCCCGTTCTGACCATCACGTTCGGACCCGACCCGGACGGCATCATGTCCCGACCGCCCCGCGACGTGCGTCAGACGCTCGCGAACCGCGGCTCCATCACGCAGTGGCTCGTGTACGGCGGCAGCATCTTCGTCACCGCGCTGGCCGCGCTCCTGCTGGCGCCGGGCGAGGCGCGCACCGCCGAAGCGTCGGTCCCGGTCACGATGACGTTCGTCGTCATCAGTCTGGGTTCCGTGCTGGCGGGGATGGCGATGCGGCGGGACCCCGCATCCGGATTCACGGCGCCATGGGCGGATGCGCTCAAATGGATGTGGATCCCCGTCGCGCTGACCGTCGTCTGCGTCGAGGTCGGCTTCGCCCAGAACCTGCTGATGACGACGAGCCTGAGCGGCGGCGAGTGGTTGCTGGCGCTCGCGCTCTCGGTGATCCCCGCCGTCGTGGTGGAGGCGGACAAGGCCCTGCGTCGTGCCCGCGCCCGGCGCTCCTGA
- a CDS encoding acetylxylan esterase, with amino-acid sequence MPRFDMDPHALREYRPEVREPADFDAFWAETIASSRAAGEEVRYQRVASPFTLVDVYDVTFSGYAGEPVRAWLTVPAGADEPLPAVVEYNGYGGGRGLAGERLGWANAGYAHLLMDTRGQGSMWGTGGDTPDPHGTGPSVSGFMTRGIEDPAQYYYRRVFTDAVRLVDAARTLDIVDADRVAVCGGSQGGGIALAAGALSEGLVAVMPDVPFLCHFERAVGLTDADPYQEIVRYLAVHRHTEERVFTTLSYFDGVNMARRSEAPALFSTALHDQTCPPSTVFAARNHYAGEADIEVYPHNQHEGGLMYQWFSQAEFLAARV; translated from the coding sequence ATGCCGCGCTTCGACATGGATCCGCACGCCCTCCGCGAGTATCGGCCCGAGGTGCGCGAGCCCGCAGACTTCGACGCCTTCTGGGCCGAGACGATCGCCTCGTCCCGAGCCGCGGGCGAGGAGGTGCGCTACCAACGGGTCGCGTCGCCGTTCACCCTCGTCGACGTCTACGACGTCACCTTCAGCGGCTACGCGGGCGAGCCGGTGCGGGCCTGGCTGACCGTGCCGGCCGGCGCTGACGAGCCGCTCCCCGCGGTCGTCGAGTACAACGGGTACGGCGGAGGACGAGGACTCGCAGGCGAGCGGCTCGGCTGGGCCAACGCCGGCTACGCGCACCTGCTGATGGACACCCGCGGCCAGGGCTCGATGTGGGGAACCGGCGGTGACACCCCCGACCCGCACGGCACCGGCCCGTCGGTCAGCGGCTTCATGACGCGCGGCATCGAGGATCCCGCCCAGTACTACTACCGTCGCGTGTTCACGGATGCGGTGCGCCTGGTGGATGCGGCGCGCACACTCGACATCGTCGACGCCGACCGCGTCGCGGTGTGCGGAGGCAGCCAGGGCGGCGGGATCGCGTTGGCCGCGGGCGCACTGTCCGAGGGACTCGTCGCGGTCATGCCCGATGTACCGTTCCTCTGCCACTTCGAGCGGGCCGTGGGGCTCACGGACGCGGATCCGTACCAGGAGATCGTGCGCTACCTCGCGGTGCACCGCCACACCGAGGAGCGCGTGTTCACCACGCTGTCCTACTTCGACGGGGTGAACATGGCGCGCCGGTCCGAGGCGCCCGCCCTGTTCTCGACGGCGCTGCACGATCAGACGTGCCCGCCCTCGACGGTCTTCGCCGCCCGCAACCACTACGCGGGCGAGGCGGACATCGAGGTCTACCCCCACAACCAGCACGAGGGCGGTCTCATGTACCAGTGGTTCTCCCAGGCGGAGTTCCTCGCCGCACGCGTGTGA